A portion of the Simkania negevensis Z genome contains these proteins:
- a CDS encoding MBL fold metallo-hydrolase: protein MTEKNRFRNPHFDKRKQSIKQIIHSLKMEKKLAIAPHNFQFPNPRQLNESETEPSACWLGHSSFYLKCRGFHLITDPVWSQRCSPIPCLGPKRRQPVPYALNHFSKVHFVLISHNHYDHLDKKTVLKLHTLHPQIHWIVPIGVAKWFKKYEILNVSELAWHEEFHCTQDGESITITAVPTQHFSGRGLHDRNKSHWNGYVMTFKNLDHSKKAYFVGDTGYNPHDFKAIGEKYGPMDLSLIPIGAYRPRFFMREVHVNPEEAVMIHQEVKSKLSIGMHWKTFKLTSEKMHQPPYDLYQSLEKHSVSTCHFRVLEIGQTIQW, encoded by the coding sequence ATGACTGAAAAAAACCGTTTCCGCAACCCACATTTTGACAAAAGAAAACAATCGATCAAGCAGATTATTCATTCACTCAAAATGGAGAAAAAGCTTGCTATAGCACCACATAACTTTCAGTTCCCAAATCCTCGTCAGCTAAATGAATCTGAAACAGAACCTTCTGCTTGTTGGTTAGGTCACTCTTCGTTTTATTTGAAGTGTCGTGGGTTCCATCTGATCACAGACCCGGTTTGGAGCCAGCGCTGCTCACCTATCCCCTGTCTCGGTCCCAAACGACGTCAACCTGTCCCATATGCTTTAAACCATTTTTCAAAAGTTCATTTTGTCCTTATCAGTCATAACCATTACGACCACCTAGACAAGAAAACAGTCCTCAAGCTTCACACACTTCACCCTCAAATTCACTGGATCGTGCCAATAGGCGTCGCCAAATGGTTTAAAAAGTACGAAATTCTCAATGTCTCAGAGCTTGCTTGGCACGAAGAGTTCCATTGCACACAAGATGGAGAATCTATTACGATTACTGCCGTTCCTACGCAACATTTTTCTGGTAGAGGGCTACATGATCGAAATAAAAGCCATTGGAATGGTTATGTCATGACATTCAAAAATCTAGATCATTCAAAGAAAGCCTATTTTGTTGGAGATACAGGTTATAACCCACATGACTTCAAAGCAATTGGCGAAAAATACGGTCCCATGGATCTTAGTCTTATTCCAATAGGAGCTTATCGCCCTCGTTTCTTTATGCGTGAAGTTCACGTAAATCCTGAAGAAGCTGTTATGATTCATCAAGAAGTAAAGTCCAAGCTAAGCATTGGAATGCATTGGAAAACTTTTAAACTAACCAGCGAAAAAATGCATCAACCTCCTTATGATCTCTATCAATCTCTCGAGAAACACAGTGTTTCAACTTGTCACTTCAGAGTTCTCGAAATTGGACAAACAATTCAATGGTAA
- a CDS encoding phosphoribosyltransferase: MTQLAKTLIRSLSQFFYPTFCLHCNRQTYGKDKWICKICFDQIEWIDSTLACQTCGRPKRDRVSLQCKECRIRPSYLMPFNSCFFPEGPAYSLHEQLRVYESEDVAKIFASLLVVKWKNLSWPYPDAIVPVPDSRLEMLSLKRQPNYLIAKSLSKILSIPCRPILTTQEKGISYGFRAKTFFQGNLSDKKVLLIADMVRDSDTMRFARDAILSLFPKTIYTLALFDRRM, translated from the coding sequence ATGACCCAATTAGCCAAAACTCTTATTAGATCTCTATCTCAGTTTTTTTATCCCACTTTTTGCCTCCACTGTAACCGTCAAACCTATGGAAAAGATAAGTGGATTTGTAAAATTTGTTTTGATCAAATTGAATGGATCGATTCCACCTTAGCCTGTCAGACTTGTGGGAGACCCAAACGAGATCGGGTGAGTTTGCAATGTAAAGAGTGTCGAATACGTCCCAGTTATCTTATGCCTTTTAACTCTTGCTTTTTTCCTGAGGGGCCAGCTTATAGCTTACATGAACAGCTTCGCGTATATGAAAGTGAAGATGTTGCTAAGATTTTTGCGTCGCTCCTTGTTGTGAAATGGAAAAATCTCTCGTGGCCTTATCCTGATGCAATTGTCCCAGTTCCCGATAGCCGACTTGAGATGCTGTCACTGAAAAGACAACCTAACTACCTTATAGCAAAGTCACTTAGCAAAATCCTTTCAATTCCTTGTCGTCCTATTTTAACAACTCAGGAAAAAGGGATTAGCTATGGATTTCGGGCAAAAACTTTTTTCCAAGGGAATCTCTCCGACAAAAAGGTTTTGCTCATCGCAGATATGGTCCGTGACAGTGATACCATGCGCTTTGCCAGAGATGCTATTTTATCTCTTTTTCCAAAAACGATTTATACATTGGCATTATTTGACCGCCGGATGTAA
- the dnaA gene encoding chromosomal replication initiator protein DnaA codes for MLTHSLEETWSEFLRLMKERCSRVEYANWIAPIQLSTESDTAALLVPNVFVREYLLDNYREELCTFFGSLKKGEPDLQFVVQELKQEQPKVISKPRPRIEKVPVEQEMKLNENYTFDHFIEGPSNQFIKSACLGVASKPGKSYNPLFIHGGVGLGKTHLLHAIGHVLKSQHKKLRFQCITTEGFINDLVFHLRNKSVDKMKKYFRNLDVLLVDDIQFLQNRLNFEEEFCNTFETLINQNKQIVITSDKPPGQLKLSERMIARMEWGLVAHIGMPDVETRVAILQHKAEQKGFKLSNHIAFYIAEHIFNNVRQLEGAVNRLGAYCRLMHLEATEEVVDNTLGEMFQSTPQKRVSVDRILTSVSSMFNVSESDLRGSKRSKDIATARQIAMYLAKELIGESLTKIASAFGGKKHSTLLHAWKKVSKELENNERLRRQIQMTRQNIEA; via the coding sequence ATGTTAACACACTCACTTGAAGAAACATGGTCTGAATTTCTCCGCTTAATGAAAGAGCGGTGCAGTCGTGTTGAGTACGCAAACTGGATTGCCCCCATCCAATTAAGCACCGAATCTGACACAGCTGCTTTACTTGTTCCAAACGTTTTTGTGCGCGAATATTTACTCGATAACTACCGCGAAGAACTCTGCACTTTTTTTGGTTCTCTTAAAAAAGGTGAACCCGATTTGCAGTTTGTGGTGCAAGAGCTCAAACAAGAGCAACCCAAAGTCATCTCTAAACCCCGCCCTCGCATCGAAAAAGTTCCTGTTGAACAGGAAATGAAACTCAATGAAAACTACACATTCGATCATTTCATTGAAGGTCCCTCAAATCAGTTTATTAAGTCTGCTTGCTTAGGTGTCGCCTCCAAACCAGGAAAATCGTACAATCCCCTCTTCATTCATGGAGGTGTGGGACTTGGCAAAACCCATTTGCTTCATGCCATTGGTCATGTGCTCAAAAGTCAACACAAGAAACTTCGATTCCAGTGCATCACAACAGAAGGATTTATCAACGATTTAGTTTTTCACTTGCGCAACAAGTCTGTAGACAAAATGAAAAAATACTTTCGCAATTTAGATGTGTTACTCGTCGATGACATTCAATTTTTGCAAAACCGACTTAACTTCGAAGAAGAATTTTGTAATACGTTTGAAACGTTAATTAACCAGAACAAACAGATCGTCATCACAAGCGATAAACCCCCAGGACAACTTAAACTCTCCGAACGGATGATTGCCCGCATGGAGTGGGGACTTGTTGCCCACATTGGAATGCCCGATGTCGAAACCCGCGTCGCTATTTTGCAACATAAAGCGGAACAAAAAGGATTCAAACTCTCCAATCACATTGCATTTTACATTGCAGAACACATCTTTAACAATGTCCGTCAACTCGAAGGAGCTGTCAATCGTTTGGGCGCCTACTGTCGCCTCATGCACCTTGAAGCAACTGAAGAGGTCGTTGACAATACTCTCGGTGAAATGTTTCAATCCACACCTCAAAAACGGGTATCTGTTGATCGGATTCTAACGAGCGTATCATCGATGTTCAATGTCAGCGAAAGCGATTTGCGTGGCTCCAAACGGAGCAAAGATATTGCAACTGCAAGGCAAATTGCCATGTACCTCGCAAAAGAACTCATTGGAGAATCTCTCACAAAAATTGCATCGGCCTTTGGCGGAAAAAAACACTCAACACTTTTACATGCCTGGAAAAAAGTGTCTAAAGAGCTTGAGAACAATGAGCGCCTACGCCGTCAAATCCAAATGACACGCCAAAACATCGAAGCTTAA